One window of Mycoplasma cottewii genomic DNA carries:
- a CDS encoding NADP-dependent glyceraldehyde-3-phosphate dehydrogenase codes for MYKFKTLINGELFENNKELEIINPVDNSIAGTVPSLTKQDIDNAFKSAKQAQKQWEETDLDKRIEILNKWKDLINENKEELAQIIMSEIAKPYKECLTEVIRSVEYIDQTFIEVKQLKTLIIDGAKYGAKNKIGTFMRVAKGVGVAISPFNYPINLSLAKIIPALVTGNTLVFKPATQGSLIGAKLGELAYKANLPKGIFNVVTGRGREIGDEIITNKLADFISFTGSVEVGKRLLEISSTKDVVLELGGKDPAIVLDDYDLEKYAKEIVSGAFSYSGQRCTAIKRVITTDEIADKLIDILKTKIEKLTVGLPKDNVDITCLIDNKSADFVWDLINDAKNKGAKIITGDKRENNLIYPTLVDHVTTDMKLAWEEPFGPVLPIIRINSIDEMIKVANDSNFGLQASIYSNNLDKALKIANKLEVGTVNINGKSQRGPDVFPFLGVKYSGFGVQGIVDTLLFSTRYKGIVINN; via the coding sequence ATGTATAAATTTAAAACACTTATTAATGGTGAGTTATTTGAAAATAATAAAGAATTAGAAATAATTAACCCTGTTGATAATTCTATTGCTGGAACTGTTCCTAGTTTAACAAAACAAGACATAGATAATGCTTTTAAAAGTGCTAAACAAGCTCAAAAACAATGAGAAGAAACTGATTTAGATAAAAGAATTGAAATTCTAAATAAATGAAAAGATTTAATTAATGAAAATAAAGAAGAATTAGCTCAAATCATTATGAGTGAAATTGCTAAACCTTATAAAGAATGTTTAACTGAAGTAATTAGAAGTGTTGAATATATAGATCAAACTTTTATAGAAGTTAAACAATTAAAAACTTTAATTATTGATGGCGCTAAATATGGCGCTAAAAATAAAATTGGTACATTTATGAGAGTTGCAAAAGGAGTTGGAGTAGCAATTAGTCCTTTTAACTATCCAATCAATTTATCATTAGCAAAAATCATTCCAGCATTAGTTACAGGAAATACTTTAGTTTTTAAACCCGCCACTCAAGGAAGTTTAATTGGAGCTAAACTAGGTGAACTAGCATATAAAGCAAATCTACCTAAAGGAATCTTTAATGTCGTTACAGGACGTGGTCGTGAGATTGGTGATGAAATAATTACAAATAAATTAGCTGATTTTATTTCATTTACAGGAAGTGTTGAAGTAGGTAAAAGATTACTTGAAATTAGTTCAACAAAAGATGTTGTTTTAGAACTAGGTGGAAAAGATCCGGCTATTGTTTTAGATGATTATGATCTAGAAAAATATGCAAAAGAAATAGTTTCAGGTGCTTTTAGTTATTCTGGTCAAAGATGTACAGCAATTAAAAGAGTTATTACAACAGATGAAATTGCTGATAAATTAATTGATATTTTAAAAACTAAGATTGAAAAATTAACTGTAGGTTTACCTAAAGATAACGTTGATATTACTTGCTTAATAGATAATAAGTCTGCTGATTTTGTTTGAGATTTAATTAATGATGCTAAAAATAAAGGTGCAAAAATTATAACTGGAGATAAAAGAGAAAATAATTTAATCTATCCTACACTTGTTGATCATGTAACAACTGATATGAAATTAGCATGAGAAGAACCTTTTGGTCCAGTTTTACCTATTATTAGAATTAATTCAATTGATGAAATGATTAAAGTTGCAAATGACTCTAATTTCGGACTACAAGCAAGTATTTATTCAAATAATTTAGATAAAGCTTTAAAAATAGCTAATAAACTTGAAGTAGGAACTGTAAATATTAATGGTAAATCTCAACGTGGTCCTGATGTATTTCCTTTCTTAGGAGTTAAATATTCTGGATTTGGTGTTCAAGGTATAGTTGATACATTGTTATTTTCAACAAGATATAAAGGTATTGTTATAAATAATTAG
- the infB gene encoding translation initiation factor IF-2, which translates to MAKKENKIIKKQEAQKHTKNIKKQLKEEVSTGLIDGVFVFTETLTVADYASQINKSVSDILKHFFNQGILLNQNAMLTEEQMGELSLEFGFDFKKEASVTKENILETLLEVEDKPEDLKERAPIVTIMGHVDHGKTTLLDSIKNSNVVDTEAGGITQAIGAYQITVKNGKKITFIDTPGHEAFTEMRSRGANATDIVVLIVAADDGVMPQTEEAIDHAKLANVPIVVFVNKIDKPGADPNRVKIELMNYGLVAEEYGGDIPFIEGSAKQKINLDKLEETILLIAELQGLKANPNKFASGVVLEAHLDKAKGPVASVLVQQGTLEMRDMVVAGATFGAIKRIEDEYKHKVLRAEPSKPVVLYGLNQVPKAGDKFIVLQDEKMAREIAEAYFAKQQNAERQSRQSFGLEAIKKHIDDGDLKAINLIVKADTQGSVEALKGSLSKINIEGVKINIVRASVGAISLSDISLATTIKDGLTIVYGFNVRPDATVRKKAEEDGIEIRLHNIIYKLIEELEDAAKGILDPKFKEVVLGQAEVRALFKHSDIGTIGGFYVTDGVIPRNAKIRVLRNGVVVYDGEINSLKHAKEDTKEVKQGFEGGLTIKNFNDIKEGDVFETYKLEQIK; encoded by the coding sequence ATGGCAAAAAAAGAAAATAAAATTATTAAAAAACAAGAAGCACAAAAACATACCAAAAATATTAAAAAACAATTAAAAGAAGAAGTAAGCACCGGGTTAATTGATGGAGTATTTGTTTTTACTGAAACATTAACTGTAGCTGATTATGCTAGTCAAATTAACAAATCAGTTTCTGATATTTTAAAACACTTTTTCAATCAAGGTATTTTATTAAATCAAAACGCAATGCTAACAGAAGAACAAATGGGAGAACTAAGTTTAGAGTTTGGTTTTGACTTTAAAAAAGAAGCTTCAGTTACTAAAGAAAATATTTTAGAAACTTTATTAGAAGTTGAAGACAAACCTGAAGATCTAAAAGAAAGAGCTCCAATTGTTACTATTATGGGTCACGTTGATCATGGTAAAACAACATTATTAGATTCAATTAAAAATTCAAATGTTGTTGATACTGAAGCTGGAGGAATTACTCAAGCAATTGGTGCTTATCAAATCACTGTAAAAAATGGTAAAAAAATTACATTCATCGATACTCCAGGACACGAAGCATTTACTGAAATGAGAAGTCGTGGAGCTAATGCAACTGACATTGTAGTTTTAATTGTTGCTGCTGATGATGGAGTTATGCCTCAAACTGAAGAAGCTATCGACCACGCTAAATTAGCAAATGTTCCTATTGTAGTTTTTGTTAACAAAATTGATAAGCCAGGTGCAGATCCGAATAGAGTTAAAATCGAATTAATGAATTATGGTTTAGTTGCTGAAGAATATGGTGGAGATATTCCATTTATTGAAGGTTCAGCAAAACAAAAAATTAATTTAGATAAATTAGAAGAAACTATTCTTTTAATCGCTGAATTACAAGGATTAAAAGCTAACCCTAACAAATTTGCTTCTGGAGTTGTTTTAGAAGCTCACTTAGACAAAGCAAAAGGTCCTGTTGCTTCGGTTCTAGTTCAACAAGGAACATTAGAAATGAGAGATATGGTTGTTGCTGGAGCTACATTTGGAGCGATTAAACGTATTGAAGATGAATATAAACACAAAGTATTAAGAGCTGAACCTTCAAAACCAGTTGTGCTTTATGGACTTAACCAAGTTCCAAAAGCTGGAGATAAATTTATCGTTTTACAAGATGAAAAAATGGCTCGTGAAATTGCTGAAGCATATTTTGCAAAACAACAAAACGCAGAAAGACAATCAAGACAAAGTTTTGGACTAGAAGCTATTAAAAAACATATCGATGATGGTGATTTAAAAGCAATTAACTTAATTGTAAAAGCTGACACTCAAGGAAGTGTAGAAGCATTAAAAGGTTCATTATCAAAAATTAATATTGAAGGAGTAAAAATAAATATTGTTAGAGCTTCAGTTGGTGCTATATCATTATCAGATATTAGTTTAGCTACAACTATTAAAGATGGTTTAACGATCGTTTATGGATTTAACGTAAGACCAGATGCTACAGTTAGAAAAAAAGCTGAAGAAGATGGAATTGAAATTAGATTACATAATATTATTTATAAATTAATTGAAGAGCTTGAAGATGCTGCTAAAGGTATTTTAGATCCTAAATTTAAAGAAGTTGTGTTAGGACAAGCTGAAGTAAGAGCGTTATTCAAACACTCAGACATTGGAACTATTGGTGGATTTTATGTAACTGATGGAGTTATTCCAAGAAATGCAAAAATTCGTGTTTTAAGAAATGGTGTTGTTGTTTATGATGGAGAAATTAACTCATTAAAACACGCAAAAGAAGACACTAAAGAAGTAAAACAAGGATTTGAAGGTGGATTAACTATTAAAAACTTTAACGACATCAAAGAAGGAGATGTCTTTGAAACTTATAAATTAGAGCAAATTAAATAG
- the pheS gene encoding phenylalanine--tRNA ligase subunit alpha, whose amino-acid sequence MLKQTQEILNNFNLKIEQANDLKSIEEVKKEFLGKNSPLNSILKSIKDISKEEKQEIGKLANEIRSEIISKIETKSQQLKKAALLEQLEKEKIDVSLNSNNFKFGTKHPLNIVIEEISDIFTEIGYEMVSGTEIEEDFYNFQLLNLPLGHPARDMQDTFYLNQSTVLRTHCTNMTSRMLSKLAESKTDDKNLAIISYGNVYRRDDDDATHSHQFMQIDGFMVGEKISFANLKWILKYMCQRLFDKSVTIRMRPSYFPFTEPSVEVDISCFKCKSTGCAICKYSGWIEILGAGMINQQVMQLNGLDPTTTTGLAFGIGIERICMLKFGISNIRDFYENNVKFLDQFLFYSE is encoded by the coding sequence GTGTTAAAACAAACTCAAGAAATTTTAAATAATTTCAACTTAAAAATAGAACAAGCTAATGATCTAAAATCAATTGAAGAAGTAAAAAAAGAATTTTTAGGTAAAAACTCACCTTTAAATTCAATTTTAAAATCAATTAAAGATATAAGTAAAGAAGAAAAACAAGAAATAGGAAAACTAGCAAATGAAATTAGAAGTGAAATCATTTCTAAAATAGAAACAAAATCTCAACAACTTAAAAAAGCAGCTTTATTAGAACAATTAGAAAAAGAAAAAATAGATGTAAGTTTAAATTCTAATAATTTTAAATTCGGTACAAAACATCCATTAAATATAGTTATTGAAGAAATTAGTGATATTTTTACTGAAATTGGTTATGAAATGGTTAGTGGTACTGAAATTGAAGAAGATTTTTACAACTTCCAATTATTAAATTTACCTTTAGGTCATCCAGCAAGAGATATGCAAGATACTTTCTATTTAAATCAAAGTACAGTGTTAAGAACTCATTGTACAAACATGACTTCTAGAATGTTATCTAAACTTGCAGAAAGTAAAACTGATGATAAAAACTTAGCAATTATTAGTTATGGTAATGTTTATAGACGTGATGATGATGATGCAACTCACTCTCACCAATTTATGCAAATCGATGGATTTATGGTTGGAGAAAAAATTAGTTTTGCTAACTTAAAATGAATTTTAAAATATATGTGTCAAAGATTGTTTGATAAATCAGTAACAATTAGAATGCGTCCTAGTTATTTCCCTTTCACCGAGCCTAGTGTTGAAGTTGATATAAGTTGTTTTAAATGTAAATCAACAGGTTGTGCAATTTGTAAATATTCTGGATGAATTGAAATTTTAGGTGCTGGAATGATTAACCAACAAGTTATGCAACTAAATGGATTAGATCCTACAACTACAACAGGATTAGCATTTGGAATAGGTATCGAAAGAATTTGTATGCTTAAATTCGGTATTTCAAATATTCGTGATTTTTATGAAAACAATGTTAAATTCTTAGATCAATTTTTATTTTATTCAGAATAG
- a CDS encoding dUTP diphosphatase, with the protein MLDNKTLLWLSEKQTKLDSYISNKKQFIVDDEILNKKIIAFLVELGEYANEERVFKYWSNKKEAELSVQLDEYIDCIHFLISIGNQMNYDFNKFEYQNLMFKNNIDAYFNIVNKLANFINNKNQTTYADLLNSFLNICSVKNYSQKEIMDAYNIKNEINFKRQDNNY; encoded by the coding sequence ATGTTAGATAATAAAACATTATTATGATTAAGTGAAAAACAAACTAAATTAGATTCATATATTTCTAATAAAAAACAATTTATTGTTGATGATGAAATATTGAATAAAAAAATTATTGCTTTTCTAGTTGAATTAGGTGAATATGCTAATGAAGAGAGAGTATTTAAATACTGATCAAACAAAAAAGAAGCAGAATTATCAGTTCAATTAGATGAATATATTGATTGTATTCACTTTTTAATAAGTATCGGAAATCAAATGAATTATGATTTTAATAAATTTGAATATCAAAATTTAATGTTTAAAAACAATATAGATGCTTATTTTAATATAGTTAATAAATTAGCTAATTTTATAAATAATAAAAATCAAACAACATATGCTGATTTATTAAATTCATTTTTAAATATTTGCTCTGTTAAAAATTACAGTCAAAAAGAAATAATGGATGCTTATAATATTAAAAATGAAATTAATTTCAAAAGACAAGATAATAATTATTAG
- a CDS encoding TrmH family RNA methyltransferase, giving the protein MEKITSTTNPKIKDILKLKDTKHRNSKKLFIVEGFHMVLEAYNHKIIKTLLATEKALSVLKDEIPNIDEVIEISSNVAKKLSDTTTSQEVFAVCSMDEDPIIDLENDILLLDHVQDPGNLGTLIRSAASFNFKTIIASPNSAGFYNQKVLRSTQGNLFKVNLFNEYLIKVINILHENNYIIVGTSLHHNAKPLQKIKFDSDDKYALIIGNESKGISPELLNLIDVNVKIEMQEDVDSLNAAVAGSIIMYEINNAK; this is encoded by the coding sequence ATGGAAAAAATAACTTCTACAACAAATCCAAAAATTAAAGATATTTTAAAACTTAAAGACACTAAACACCGTAATAGTAAAAAACTATTTATAGTTGAAGGTTTTCATATGGTTTTAGAAGCTTATAATCATAAGATTATCAAAACTTTACTAGCAACAGAAAAAGCATTAAGTGTTTTAAAAGATGAAATACCTAATATTGATGAAGTAATTGAAATATCATCAAATGTAGCTAAAAAACTTAGTGACACAACAACAAGTCAAGAAGTTTTTGCAGTATGTAGTATGGATGAAGATCCAATAATTGATTTAGAAAATGATATTTTATTATTAGATCACGTTCAAGATCCGGGTAATTTAGGAACATTAATTAGAAGTGCAGCAAGTTTTAATTTTAAAACTATTATAGCTTCACCAAATAGTGCAGGATTTTATAATCAAAAAGTGTTGCGTTCAACTCAAGGTAACTTATTTAAAGTAAATTTATTTAATGAATACTTAATTAAAGTTATTAACATATTACATGAAAATAATTACATTATAGTTGGAACATCACTTCATCATAATGCAAAACCATTGCAAAAAATCAAATTCGATTCAGATGATAAATATGCATTAATTATTGGAAATGAATCTAAAGGGATAAGTCCTGAACTTTTAAACTTAATTGATGTTAATGTTAAAATTGAAATGCAAGAAGATGTAGATAGCTTAAACGCTGCTGTTGCTGGTTCAATTATCATGTATGAAATTAATAACGCTAAATAA
- a CDS encoding L7Ae/L30e/S12e/Gadd45 family ribosomal protein, translating into MQKNKLLNAIGMAYSSRNLTTGSKLLDQIKENKIELVIISSDMGLSQKKKFIDKCNSRNIEYISDLITKEELSKACGKPMVVAVGLKDPNFIKLIKSTL; encoded by the coding sequence ATGCAAAAAAATAAATTATTAAATGCAATTGGAATGGCTTATTCATCAAGAAATTTAACAACTGGATCTAAATTATTAGATCAAATAAAAGAAAATAAAATTGAACTTGTAATTATTTCTTCAGATATGGGATTAAGTCAAAAAAAGAAATTTATAGATAAATGTAATTCTAGAAATATTGAATATATTTCTGATTTGATAACAAAAGAAGAATTATCAAAAGCATGTGGTAAACCGATGGTAGTTGCTGTTGGATTAAAAGATCCTAACTTTATTAAATTAATAAAATCTACACTATAA
- a CDS encoding ABC transporter permease, translating to MRNIIKSYLKTFFQKNFVTTFGILFFIIMLSTVILGMLSTPLQLNSKINQLSKTNISYNSLIRSENMTYSPEFTYNYFYLNEQFEKENRDKEINNVLSDRYIEAINSEIEQNFDKKDLPERNDNNRYILDLTSEKDIIIANYISDLINSDLQKYRSGALLKSTAFIEKANERNDFNLRNVVNEIAKRLLRNFVKNNVFNKLNIEFENGIPKIEPGSFNVDNLKLESKDLSFLISEAYRAYSKIDNLFLMNGIKSIDKNQIKNDILEIRELIKKRDIIKLFNYIQNKFRQISKDINEKKKEVYLPTFDMFSEQYENKILSVNDHDDRVYLINKIISKHSDKYSVQTTKSFTLNEQQVGQLLPIKTLQLTSDIEQFKETNRYFNQVQLDNKNYNHSTFAKKWEHDIDYNKVLTPEIVISSAFAKANDINLNDIFSIPSSNKADLLMPFIDKKDAFYLTSLKAKVVGIGSTFDDISSKNSAFDFFQEKPTFVIGYANNNFINQMRESRWNFSTEKDSSYDVLFKIKNLNNNKSLTAEECFKEIIFNSNSNKGIKTAFFDKSFPPYVEWNFSRVAKDINSIRVQVIIYMVLGVTVLILAFIFINFALRKEMNETRRQLGIFKSFGYKVIELSWIFALKTWITIFLGIFLGYLLSIPIQNNLASNFVSSVTFVFSRVYFSPGLFFNLFALIPLIFLFLSYALTILYIREPVLSLMNNAKRIKRRIKSGWFSNMLSKRNIGFNYRMRLSFIKTSIGKFTIVQCLFVFASLSYSLLFGAQTILTQSINQGLAEIKSSVDHRWTWKNNRDIDITSKDGKYDFSKNNSDNREQLKYHDLDKKTVNQWLNEQTDQSDSRYRVELLFRLLNNTYKSEEKDKLSILLPLEYAKKRLSPFLQNNQKEAISEKDNDPVLKNKKYFLNVLSTFNLFNNNEKWKSLLRLIEANGNIDEKLIDFKDDKNIFFNFDEPNLENMSKTFVGLESIQDKKHNSLFLSSISKTFSYKLAQTYALFKVFYNYKIDKNIPDKEKNISKYWDEVNENDKLLKQFDPDDQKYWTIGSNPLVKEIQELVKQQPGLLPISVNSLIGSNNLSNASQNVMFMSLILDKLKENYSNNPVLTFNQLLYDKNTDLLASSVFAKFVEDPGLLRLNLFEMNNNRFADVRKFLNFEGITEEQFEKVSDQNLVYIDPETKEKLPMFNTIVPYYYAKSNGYGIDSKIKLETKTSIARKFVLNIVGINKSITLSLSKVPDLVLDYKVFASKMFTDTLYDKNTDSPKHFTTLWSTHKLLDGEFDLQNVEDSFNSFKYKERNISLDIKDKTPVFLSLFSSMFDEINDFISFYRNIDTQIDVYNTSNPTPGKNSRLNSKLFSYNLGKQGIEKVLKIMHRIMAIFIVLTTFLLVIILVVIMNIVVGESKKTILVLRAIGYKDFEVNWIVMGSYVIGAFISFILAYSLSNAIWLSLLYYVSYKWHIYIFLPFEVQYLFITFFIIAFILFIGWFFSNQQVKKTPLTQATQAE from the coding sequence ATGAGAAATATAATAAAAAGTTATTTAAAAACTTTCTTTCAAAAAAATTTCGTAACTACTTTTGGTATTTTGTTTTTTATTATAATGTTGTCAACTGTAATTTTAGGAATGTTATCAACACCATTACAATTAAATTCGAAAATAAATCAATTATCAAAAACTAATATTTCATATAATTCATTAATTAGAAGTGAAAATATGACTTATAGTCCTGAATTTACTTACAATTATTTTTATTTAAATGAACAATTTGAAAAAGAAAATAGAGATAAAGAAATTAATAATGTTTTATCAGATCGTTATATAGAAGCTATTAATAGTGAAATTGAGCAAAATTTTGATAAAAAAGATTTACCTGAAAGAAATGATAATAATAGATATATTTTAGATTTAACTTCAGAAAAAGACATAATTATTGCAAACTATATAAGTGATTTGATTAACAGTGATTTACAAAAATATAGAAGTGGTGCTTTATTAAAAAGTACGGCTTTTATAGAAAAAGCTAACGAAAGAAATGATTTTAATCTTAGAAATGTAGTAAATGAAATTGCAAAAAGGTTACTTAGAAATTTTGTTAAAAATAATGTTTTTAATAAATTAAATATAGAATTTGAAAATGGTATTCCTAAAATAGAGCCAGGTTCTTTTAACGTTGATAATTTAAAACTAGAAAGTAAAGATTTAAGTTTTCTTATATCTGAAGCTTATAGAGCTTATTCAAAAATTGACAATTTATTTTTAATGAACGGTATAAAATCAATTGATAAGAATCAGATAAAAAATGATATTCTTGAAATTAGAGAATTAATAAAAAAAAGAGACATAATTAAATTATTCAATTATATTCAAAACAAGTTTAGACAAATATCAAAAGATATTAATGAAAAGAAAAAAGAAGTATATCTACCAACATTTGATATGTTTTCTGAACAGTATGAAAACAAAATTTTATCTGTAAACGATCATGACGATAGAGTTTATTTAATTAATAAAATAATCAGCAAACATTCTGATAAATATTCAGTTCAAACTACTAAAAGCTTTACTTTAAATGAACAACAAGTTGGTCAATTATTACCAATAAAAACATTACAACTAACATCTGATATTGAACAGTTTAAAGAAACAAATCGATATTTTAACCAAGTTCAGTTAGATAATAAAAATTATAATCATTCAACATTTGCTAAGAAATGAGAACATGATATTGATTATAATAAAGTTCTGACTCCAGAAATAGTTATTTCTTCAGCTTTTGCAAAAGCTAATGATATAAATTTAAATGATATTTTTTCAATTCCTTCTTCAAATAAAGCAGATCTTTTGATGCCATTTATCGATAAAAAAGATGCATTTTATTTAACATCATTAAAAGCTAAAGTTGTTGGTATAGGTTCAACTTTTGATGATATTTCATCTAAAAATTCTGCTTTTGATTTTTTCCAAGAAAAACCAACATTTGTAATTGGATATGCAAATAATAATTTCATTAATCAAATGAGAGAATCTAGATGAAACTTTTCAACAGAAAAGGATTCATCTTATGATGTTTTATTTAAAATTAAAAATTTAAATAACAATAAATCATTAACTGCTGAAGAATGTTTTAAAGAAATTATTTTTAATAGCAATTCAAACAAAGGAATAAAAACAGCATTTTTTGATAAATCTTTCCCTCCTTATGTTGAATGAAATTTTTCAAGAGTTGCAAAAGATATTAACTCAATTAGAGTTCAAGTTATTATTTATATGGTTTTAGGAGTAACTGTTCTAATTCTAGCTTTTATATTTATTAACTTTGCTTTAAGAAAAGAAATGAATGAAACTAGAAGACAGTTAGGAATATTTAAATCATTTGGATATAAAGTTATAGAACTTTCTTGAATATTTGCTTTAAAAACCTGAATAACAATCTTTTTAGGAATCTTTTTAGGATATCTATTATCAATTCCTATTCAAAACAACTTAGCTTCTAACTTTGTAAGTTCGGTAACATTTGTCTTTAGCAGAGTTTATTTTTCACCAGGTTTATTCTTTAACTTATTTGCATTAATTCCATTGATATTCTTGTTCTTATCTTATGCATTAACTATTTTATATATAAGAGAACCGGTTTTATCATTGATGAATAATGCTAAAAGAATTAAAAGAAGAATTAAAAGTGGTTGATTCTCTAACATGCTTTCTAAAAGAAATATCGGATTTAACTATAGAATGAGATTATCATTTATTAAAACTTCAATTGGTAAATTCACAATAGTTCAATGCTTGTTTGTTTTTGCTTCTTTATCATATTCATTATTGTTTGGAGCTCAAACTATTTTAACTCAATCAATTAATCAAGGTTTAGCAGAAATAAAATCAAGCGTTGATCATAGATGAACATGAAAAAATAACAGAGATATTGATATAACTTCAAAAGATGGTAAATATGATTTTTCAAAAAATAATTCTGATAACCGAGAACAATTAAAATATCACGACTTAGATAAAAAAACAGTTAATCAATGATTAAATGAACAAACGGACCAATCTGATTCAAGATATAGAGTTGAGTTATTATTTAGATTATTAAATAATACTTATAAGAGTGAAGAAAAAGATAAATTATCTATATTACTTCCATTAGAATATGCTAAAAAACGTTTATCACCATTCTTGCAAAACAATCAAAAAGAAGCTATTTCTGAAAAAGATAACGATCCAGTTTTAAAAAATAAAAAATACTTCTTAAATGTGCTTTCGACTTTTAATTTATTTAATAATAATGAAAAATGAAAATCATTATTAAGACTTATTGAAGCAAATGGAAATATCGATGAGAAATTAATAGACTTTAAGGACGATAAAAATATATTCTTTAATTTTGATGAACCTAATTTAGAAAATATGTCTAAAACTTTTGTTGGATTAGAATCAATTCAAGACAAAAAACATAATAGTTTGTTCTTATCTTCTATTTCAAAAACATTTTCTTACAAATTAGCTCAAACTTATGCACTATTTAAAGTGTTTTACAATTATAAAATAGATAAAAATATTCCTGATAAAGAAAAAAATATCTCTAAGTACTGAGATGAAGTTAATGAAAATGATAAATTACTAAAACAATTTGATCCTGATGATCAAAAATATTGAACTATTGGATCAAACCCACTAGTAAAAGAAATACAAGAATTAGTTAAACAACAACCAGGACTTCTTCCTATTTCAGTTAACTCATTGATTGGATCAAATAACTTATCAAATGCCAGTCAAAACGTAATGTTTATGTCTTTAATTCTTGATAAACTTAAAGAAAATTACTCAAACAACCCTGTGTTAACATTTAACCAGTTATTATATGACAAAAATACTGATTTATTAGCATCATCTGTATTTGCTAAATTTGTTGAAGATCCTGGATTATTAAGATTGAATTTATTTGAAATGAATAACAATAGATTTGCTGATGTTAGAAAGTTCTTAAATTTCGAAGGTATAACTGAAGAACAATTTGAAAAAGTTTCAGATCAGAATTTAGTATATATTGACCCTGAAACGAAAGAAAAATTACCAATGTTTAACACAATAGTACCTTATTATTATGCTAAATCTAATGGTTATGGTATTGATAGTAAGATTAAACTAGAAACTAAAACTTCTATCGCTAGAAAATTTGTTTTAAATATTGTAGGTATTAATAAGTCAATTACTTTATCACTTTCAAAAGTTCCTGATCTTGTTTTAGATTACAAAGTGTTTGCTTCAAAAATGTTTACAGATACTTTATATGATAAAAACACCGATAGTCCAAAACATTTTACAACTTTATGATCAACACACAAATTATTGGATGGAGAATTTGACTTACAAAATGTTGAAGATTCATTCAACTCATTTAAATATAAAGAAAGAAATATTTCATTAGATATTAAAGATAAAACACCAGTATTTTTATCACTATTCAGTTCGATGTTTGATGAAATTAATGACTTTATTAGTTTTTATAGAAATATCGATACTCAAATTGATGTTTATAATACTTCAAACCCAACACCTGGTAAAAACTCAAGATTAAATTCTAAATTATTTTCATATAACTTAGGAAAACAAGGTATTGAAAAAGTATTAAAAATTATGCATCGAATCATGGCTATATTTATTGTGTTAACTACTTTCTTATTAGTAATTATTTTAGTAGTAATTATGAATATAGTTGTTGGAGAATCTAAAAAGACAATACTAGTACTAAGAGCTATAGGATATAAAGATTTTGAAGTTAACTGAATTGTTATGGGAAGTTATGTAATAGGTGCATTTATTTCATTTATTCTTGCTTATTCGTTATCAAACGCTATTTGATTATCACTCTTATACTATGTAAGTTATAAATGACATATTTATATTTTCTTACCATTTGAAGTTCAATATTTATTTATAACATTCTTTATTATTGCATTTATTCTATTTATTGGTTGATTCTTCTCAAACCAACAAGTTAAAAAAACACCATTAACTCAAGCTACTCAAGCTGAATAA